The following coding sequences are from one Paenibacillus sp. FSL R5-0912 window:
- a CDS encoding MATE family efflux transporter, with protein sequence MEPSSSMKPSQRFLEKHFSGESIDYRQIIALFLPVLVDQAFVVGLNLVNTAMISSSGLAAISAVNMIDSLNIFLISVFIAVSTGGTVVVAQYKGSGNELMVSKATAGAVSSVSLMALCIGLFGIVFHGPLLHLLFGAASPEVMANARTYLIGSSLSYLGIAVMEAVCGALRGIGRTRASLVLSLIMNFSYVLLNFVFINGMHMGVFGMTIAINISRYLAAACSLIYLFRLDSSLHVKIRDLLVLNWTMLRRIMSIGLPFAAEQMFFNGGKILTQIFIVSLGTYAIATNAISSTLAGVMQIPANALSLTLITVVGQCIGSRNVKDARKFVKSFLWLSSASFILMGLLIFPLFHPLVSMFHPPQEIVRDIFIVFLINSLAQIPLWSISFITPSALRAAGDSKFTSIVSMLSMWLFRVVLGYILGIVLNMGIIGVWLAMNCEWGIRGFIFMRRFLGEKWLQHKVI encoded by the coding sequence ATGGAGCCCAGCAGCAGTATGAAGCCAAGCCAGCGATTCCTTGAGAAGCATTTCTCCGGAGAATCCATTGACTATCGCCAGATCATAGCGTTATTCCTCCCTGTACTGGTGGACCAGGCCTTCGTGGTCGGGCTGAACCTCGTCAATACAGCGATGATCAGTTCCTCAGGGCTAGCAGCAATCAGTGCGGTGAATATGATAGATTCGCTGAATATTTTTCTGATCAGTGTGTTCATCGCCGTATCCACAGGGGGCACGGTCGTTGTAGCCCAGTACAAGGGGAGCGGCAACGAGCTTATGGTCTCCAAGGCGACCGCCGGAGCGGTATCTTCCGTTTCTTTGATGGCTTTGTGCATCGGCTTATTCGGAATTGTGTTCCATGGTCCACTGCTGCATTTATTGTTCGGTGCGGCTTCGCCTGAGGTGATGGCCAATGCCCGGACGTATCTGATCGGCAGCAGCTTATCCTATCTGGGGATTGCTGTGATGGAGGCAGTATGCGGCGCGCTGCGCGGCATCGGGCGGACGAGGGCATCGCTCGTACTGTCACTGATTATGAATTTCTCCTATGTACTGCTGAACTTTGTCTTCATTAACGGGATGCATATGGGTGTGTTCGGAATGACCATTGCCATTAATATATCGCGGTATCTTGCGGCCGCCTGCTCGCTGATCTATCTCTTCCGGCTGGACAGCAGTCTGCATGTGAAGATCCGTGATCTGCTGGTGCTGAACTGGACGATGCTCCGGAGAATCATGTCAATCGGCCTGCCGTTTGCGGCGGAGCAGATGTTCTTCAACGGCGGGAAGATTCTCACGCAGATCTTCATCGTCAGCCTGGGCACCTATGCGATTGCTACCAATGCGATCAGTTCTACGCTGGCGGGAGTGATGCAGATTCCGGCGAATGCCCTGTCCCTGACGCTGATTACGGTGGTCGGTCAATGCATAGGGAGCCGCAATGTCAAAGATGCACGCAAATTCGTGAAGTCCTTCCTGTGGCTGTCTTCGGCCTCTTTTATCCTGATGGGACTGCTGATCTTCCCGTTATTCCATCCGCTGGTATCGATGTTCCATCCGCCGCAGGAGATTGTCCGGGATATCTTCATCGTCTTCCTGATCAACTCGCTGGCCCAGATTCCATTATGGTCGATCAGCTTCATTACCCCTTCGGCGCTTAGAGCGGCGGGGGATTCCAAGTTCACCTCGATTGTGTCTATGCTCTCAATGTGGCTGTTCCGCGTAGTGCTCGGATATATTCTGGGGATTGTGCTGAACATGGGAATAATCGGGGTGTGGCTGGCAATGAACTGTGAATGGGGGATACGCGGCTTCATCTTCATGCGGCGTTTCCTCGGCGAGAAGTGGCTGCAGCACAAGGTCATATAA
- a CDS encoding 6-phospho-beta-glucosidase, which produces MAANQGLKIAVIGGGSSYTPELVEGFILHYKELPVRELWLVDIEAGLHKLNIVGALAKRMVEKSGLPIEVRLTTDRREAIAGADFVSTQIRVGMLDARARDESIPLKYGVIGQETTGPGGMLKALRTIPVILGICRDIEELAPDAWLLNFTNPAGMVTEAVLRYSKVKSIGLCNAPIGLIKQVSAKYNAAPDRIYAEFVGLNHLHWITRIDVEGEDKLDDMLEDTAGYSAKNVPAREWNPEFLQSLHALPSYYLKYFYMTDAMLEEQQASASKGENRAEVVKRVEEELFEIYGNLELSEKPKQLEQRGGAFYSEAAVNLMRSLYNGTNDIQTLNVANRGILDFLPDDASIEVNCVVTKTGPLPLPLTKIPPMAKGLIHAVKTYEQLAIDAAVTGDRSLAIQALAHHPLVPSVEVAIAMLDEMLEANKEYLPTFFGHEVPAASVL; this is translated from the coding sequence TTGGCAGCTAACCAAGGTCTTAAGATCGCCGTTATCGGCGGGGGTTCTTCCTATACCCCGGAACTGGTAGAAGGCTTCATTCTGCATTATAAGGAGCTTCCGGTCCGCGAGCTATGGCTTGTGGATATTGAAGCCGGCCTGCATAAACTGAACATCGTGGGCGCTCTGGCCAAGCGGATGGTCGAGAAATCCGGCCTCCCTATAGAGGTCCGCCTCACCACCGACCGCCGCGAGGCCATTGCCGGTGCAGACTTCGTCAGCACCCAGATCCGCGTCGGGATGCTGGATGCCCGCGCCCGCGACGAGTCGATTCCGCTGAAATACGGTGTGATCGGCCAGGAAACGACCGGGCCCGGCGGAATGCTGAAAGCGCTGCGCACGATCCCCGTCATCCTCGGCATCTGCCGTGATATCGAGGAGCTGGCTCCGGACGCCTGGCTGCTCAACTTCACTAATCCGGCAGGTATGGTGACCGAAGCGGTACTGAGGTATTCGAAGGTGAAGAGCATTGGCCTCTGCAATGCCCCTATTGGATTGATTAAGCAGGTATCAGCCAAATATAATGCGGCCCCAGACCGGATCTATGCCGAGTTCGTCGGCCTCAACCACCTGCACTGGATCACCCGCATTGATGTCGAAGGTGAAGACAAGCTGGATGACATGCTGGAGGATACCGCCGGCTACAGCGCGAAAAATGTTCCGGCGCGCGAGTGGAATCCGGAGTTCCTGCAATCGCTGCACGCCCTGCCTTCCTATTATTTGAAATATTTCTATATGACCGATGCGATGCTTGAAGAGCAGCAGGCCTCGGCCTCAAAAGGCGAGAACCGCGCAGAAGTCGTTAAGCGTGTGGAAGAAGAGCTGTTCGAAATCTACGGCAACCTGGAGCTTAGCGAGAAACCGAAGCAGCTGGAGCAGCGCGGCGGAGCTTTCTATTCAGAGGCTGCCGTCAACCTGATGCGCTCGCTGTATAACGGTACCAATGACATTCAGACGCTGAATGTTGCGAACCGCGGCATCCTGGACTTCCTGCCGGATGATGCCAGCATCGAGGTCAACTGTGTCGTTACGAAGACCGGCCCGTTGCCGCTGCCGCTGACCAAGATTCCGCCGATGGCCAAAGGGCTGATCCATGCGGTCAAGACCTACGAACAGCTCGCCATCGACGCCGCCGTCACCGGAGACCGCAGCCTGGCTATTCAAGCCTTGGCGCATCATCCGCTTGTCCCTTCTGTCGAAGTGGCTATCGCTATGCTGGATGAGATGCTTGAAGCGAATAAGGAGTATTTGCCGACATTCTTCGGGCATGAGGTCCCCGCTGCTTCTGTCTTATAA
- a CDS encoding N-acetylglucosamine kinase — MAYYLGIDGGGSKTYALLSDEHGHILGKGRSGNGNHQTGAQLAAVSIREAASAALAEAGLRLDQIRHTYLGLAGADRKTDYDILHPMIRGIGFTEYTISGDPMIGLRAGTDRPYGVALICGTGTNAAGRNPQGQHFQCGGFDYMYGDFGGGGALNIEVFRTVIRAWDGREAATLMTGPLLKLLGYERVDDMYDDFLDHGKHVPLDAARLLFPAAAAGDAAALAILHRQGVELGKAAAAVIHRLGMENDGFDVVLAGSLLTRGDRGWIRGPIERAVREAAPAAAVVTLSTEPVVGALWSALESDGITISDELYKKMRPFEEFEYIPITTRQE, encoded by the coding sequence TTGGCTTACTACTTGGGGATCGATGGGGGAGGCAGCAAAACCTACGCCCTGCTAAGCGATGAACATGGCCATATCCTCGGCAAAGGCAGGAGCGGCAACGGCAATCACCAGACCGGAGCGCAGCTGGCGGCGGTAAGTATCCGCGAAGCCGCCTCTGCCGCACTGGCTGAAGCCGGACTCCGGCTGGATCAGATCCGGCATACCTATCTGGGGCTTGCCGGGGCCGACCGCAAGACGGATTATGACATCCTTCATCCGATGATACGCGGAATCGGATTCACAGAATATACGATCAGCGGTGACCCGATGATCGGCCTGCGGGCGGGTACGGACCGCCCTTACGGGGTAGCCCTGATCTGCGGCACCGGCACCAACGCAGCCGGCCGCAACCCGCAGGGCCAGCACTTCCAGTGCGGCGGCTTCGATTATATGTACGGCGATTTCGGCGGCGGCGGAGCGCTGAATATCGAGGTCTTCCGTACGGTCATCCGCGCCTGGGACGGCCGGGAGGCCGCAACCCTCATGACCGGGCCGCTCTTGAAGCTGCTCGGCTATGAACGGGTAGACGACATGTACGATGATTTCCTGGATCACGGTAAGCATGTGCCGCTGGATGCCGCCCGCCTGCTCTTCCCGGCGGCGGCCGCAGGCGATGCTGCGGCGCTCGCCATCCTGCACCGTCAGGGCGTGGAACTGGGCAAGGCGGCAGCCGCCGTTATCCATAGATTAGGCATGGAGAACGATGGTTTTGATGTAGTGCTGGCCGGAAGCCTGCTGACCCGGGGCGACCGCGGCTGGATCCGCGGCCCGATCGAACGGGCTGTGCGGGAAGCCGCACCGGCCGCAGCTGTAGTTACTTTGTCTACGGAGCCAGTCGTCGGCGCCCTCTGGTCTGCGCTGGAGAGTGACGGCATCACGATAAGCGATGAACTCTATAAGAAAATGCGCCCCTTTGAAGAGTTTGAATATATCCCTATCACAACAAGACAGGAGTGA
- a CDS encoding helix-turn-helix domain-containing protein: MEPIFQIEQLKRSGYFNMDIDHFHDFYEIYYLLSGERHYYIGNRIYALEAGDLVFINKNHLHRTTGGNHQPHERVLVSFDDSYLEPAAPGPNWMNVFAGESFLLRPTAHEQGVIADLLHAMLGEQKEAKLWGSEYTRTLLLQLLIQLERIRKAKPALVSPEQSEGQRRVYGIIEFLDAHYGEKLTLGGIAEQFFISSTYLCRTFKQTTGFTIIEYLNYVRIRETKTLLTDTDWPITRVAEAAGFDSIAHFGRMFKGITGRSPLQYRKQHRA; encoded by the coding sequence GTGGAGCCCATCTTTCAGATTGAGCAGCTTAAGCGGAGCGGATATTTCAATATGGACATCGACCACTTCCATGATTTCTACGAAATCTACTATCTGTTGTCCGGAGAACGGCACTACTATATCGGCAACCGTATTTACGCGCTGGAAGCCGGAGACCTGGTGTTTATTAACAAAAATCATCTGCACCGTACAACGGGCGGAAACCACCAGCCGCATGAGCGGGTCCTGGTCAGCTTCGATGATTCGTATCTGGAACCGGCTGCACCCGGGCCGAACTGGATGAATGTCTTTGCGGGGGAGAGCTTTCTGCTGCGGCCTACGGCGCATGAGCAGGGAGTGATTGCGGATTTGCTCCATGCCATGCTGGGGGAACAGAAGGAGGCTAAGCTGTGGGGCAGTGAATATACCAGGACGCTGCTGCTGCAGCTGCTGATTCAGCTGGAGCGGATACGCAAGGCGAAGCCCGCCCTGGTCTCTCCCGAACAAAGCGAGGGGCAGCGCCGGGTGTACGGCATCATTGAATTTCTGGATGCCCACTACGGCGAGAAGCTTACCCTTGGCGGGATTGCCGAGCAGTTCTTCATCAGCTCCACGTATTTGTGCCGGACGTTTAAGCAGACGACAGGCTTTACGATTATCGAGTACCTGAATTATGTCCGTATCCGCGAGACGAAGACGCTGCTGACGGATACAGATTGGCCGATCACCCGGGTCGCAGAAGCGGCAGGCTTCGACAGCATCGCTCATTTCGGGCGGATGTTCAAGGGAATTACGGGGCGCTCTCCGCTGCAGTACCGCAAGCAGCACCGGGCGTAA
- a CDS encoding HIT family protein: MEKNQECMYCMEDERRDNLMIEICELGVSTVFLFKEQTYKGRCNVAYRDHVKELFQLTADELSAFMKDVAQVAEAVDKAFGPDKINYGAYGDKLHHLHMHIVPKYDGQADFGSTFQMNPGQTYLTDEEVQEMVGKIRAYLQ; this comes from the coding sequence ATGGAGAAGAATCAGGAGTGTATGTACTGTATGGAGGATGAACGGCGGGACAACCTGATGATTGAAATCTGCGAGCTGGGGGTTTCGACAGTTTTTCTGTTCAAGGAGCAGACGTATAAGGGAAGGTGCAATGTGGCCTACCGCGATCATGTAAAAGAGCTGTTCCAGCTAACCGCAGACGAATTGTCCGCATTCATGAAGGATGTCGCACAGGTAGCGGAAGCGGTGGACAAGGCCTTTGGGCCGGATAAAATAAACTATGGCGCTTACGGCGACAAGCTGCATCATCTTCATATGCACATCGTTCCGAAGTATGACGGGCAGGCGGACTTTGGCTCCACGTTCCAGATGAATCCGGGCCAGACCTATTTGACGGATGAAGAGGTTCAGGAGATGGTCGGGAAGATTAGAGCTTATCTTCAATAA
- a CDS encoding AraC family transcriptional regulator, whose protein sequence is MYEWNEMVQLMIDWIEEDLAASPTLLKMSEQLGYSPYYCTKQFHALTGMTLRDYIWQRRIGRAALELRDTDTRILDIAVKFGFSSQEAFSRAFLRAFKVTPHAYRKAPRPIPLAIRAEVFSPYQYLIRERDRMRQVHLQEAQIKLEFIPAHKFIGIRDIGSNNYGGFWENGHDCDEVSGTLESMSHHTLPGQLGQTAGWFYQDGRKGYLYGIPVAADYDGEIPEGMECRDVPESEYLVFFHPPFDYLQDNGQVMRIVEEVAWNYDPAAMGYAWDEEVKQDYQRHFPEGYGYAVLRPVRKLG, encoded by the coding sequence TTGTACGAATGGAACGAGATGGTTCAGCTCATGATTGACTGGATCGAAGAAGACCTTGCGGCTTCGCCTACGCTGCTGAAGATGTCCGAACAGCTGGGATATTCGCCGTATTATTGCACCAAGCAGTTTCATGCTTTGACCGGGATGACGCTGCGGGATTACATCTGGCAGCGCAGAATCGGCCGGGCGGCCCTGGAGCTGAGGGATACGGATACGCGGATTCTCGATATTGCCGTGAAGTTCGGCTTTTCTTCACAGGAGGCATTCTCGCGGGCGTTTCTTAGAGCCTTCAAGGTTACTCCCCATGCCTACCGCAAAGCCCCGCGGCCGATTCCGCTCGCCATTCGTGCCGAGGTGTTCTCCCCTTATCAATATCTGATCAGGGAGCGGGATAGAATGAGACAAGTGCATTTGCAGGAAGCACAGATCAAGCTTGAATTCATACCGGCGCATAAATTCATCGGCATCCGGGATATCGGCTCGAACAATTACGGCGGGTTCTGGGAGAACGGGCATGACTGCGATGAGGTCTCCGGAACGCTGGAGAGCATGTCGCATCATACACTTCCAGGGCAGCTGGGCCAGACTGCAGGCTGGTTCTATCAGGATGGGCGCAAGGGTTACCTGTACGGCATTCCTGTTGCAGCAGACTATGATGGTGAAATACCGGAGGGCATGGAGTGCCGTGATGTGCCGGAATCGGAGTATCTGGTCTTTTTTCACCCGCCGTTTGATTATTTGCAGGACAACGGGCAGGTGATGCGTATCGTAGAGGAAGTGGCCTGGAATTATGATCCGGCGGCGATGGGCTATGCGTGGGACGAAGAGGTCAAGCAGGACTATCAGCGCCATTTCCCCGAAGGGTACGGCTATGCGGTGCTACGGCCGGTCCGTAAATTGGGTTAG
- a CDS encoding LacI family DNA-binding transcriptional regulator — protein sequence MKVSIFDVAKKSGLSVVTVSRVLNGAGSVRENNRQKVLDAIKELDYRPNAAARSLASGKTGIIGLIVTTLQDSFFDAVVKELNETLALHGYFLAISISTGIGSDENHYLIQEDRVDGLILLSPMKEDNYIMELKRRGIPYVLIDNQLPENDTYSITIDNFKGGYAAASHLLELGHTSIAHICGQEMFRSTRERRAGFQQALQDRGITPFEIVSGEFEIEMGYSTARRWLQAGTLPTAVFAGDDNIALGVINALMEAGVRVPEEVAVVGYDDHYIASQLRPHLTTLRQPADKIGVAAADMLLRRLSGEMKRGSNIRIDPELIVRESTLKS from the coding sequence ATGAAAGTAAGTATTTTTGATGTAGCCAAAAAATCAGGGCTGTCCGTGGTCACCGTATCGCGGGTATTAAATGGTGCCGGATCTGTGCGGGAGAACAACCGCCAGAAGGTGCTTGATGCGATCAAAGAGCTGGATTACCGCCCTAATGCAGCTGCACGCAGTCTGGCCAGCGGCAAGACCGGCATCATCGGCCTGATTGTAACGACACTTCAGGATTCCTTCTTCGATGCGGTGGTCAAAGAGCTGAATGAGACGCTGGCCCTGCATGGTTATTTCCTGGCCATCTCCATCTCTACGGGCATCGGCTCGGACGAGAATCACTATCTGATTCAGGAAGACCGTGTAGACGGGCTTATCCTGCTCTCGCCGATGAAAGAAGACAATTATATCATGGAGCTGAAACGGCGGGGTATCCCCTATGTACTGATTGACAATCAGTTGCCGGAGAACGATACCTACTCGATTACCATCGATAACTTCAAAGGCGGATATGCCGCGGCCAGCCACCTGCTGGAGCTGGGGCATACCTCCATCGCCCATATCTGCGGGCAGGAAATGTTCCGCAGCACGCGGGAACGGCGCGCCGGCTTCCAGCAGGCACTGCAGGACCGGGGGATTACCCCGTTCGAAATCGTCTCCGGCGAATTCGAGATCGAGATGGGTTACAGCACGGCGAGACGCTGGCTGCAAGCGGGCACACTCCCCACGGCTGTATTCGCCGGAGATGACAATATCGCTCTTGGCGTCATCAACGCCCTGATGGAAGCGGGGGTGCGGGTGCCTGAGGAAGTCGCAGTGGTCGGCTATGACGACCACTATATTGCTTCCCAGCTCCGCCCGCATCTGACCACCCTGCGCCAGCCGGCGGACAAGATCGGTGTGGCGGCAGCTGATATGCTGCTGCGCAGACTGAGCGGCGAGATGAAGCGCGGCTCGAACATCCGGATCGATCCGGAGCTGATCGTACGGGAATCTACGCTGAAATCCTGA
- a CDS encoding Gfo/Idh/MocA family oxidoreductase, with translation MSKKKYVIVGTGGRAEFFYGALVTVYNETSELVAICDVNQTRMNFANQMLTDKYGYHEVPTYKAENFDRMIAETKPDYVLVTTIDRTHHKYIIRAMELGCDVISEKPMTIDEEKCQEIFDAIRRTGKNLRVTFNYRYAPHNTKIREVIMDGVLGEILSVNFEWLLNTQHGADYFRRWHRDKRNSGGLLVHKSTHHFDLMNFWLASQPDTVFAMGDLRFYGKENAEKRGITEFYQRAYGSKAAENDPFALHLDRNEHLKSMYLDAEHEDGYQRDQSVFGDNISIEDTMNVMVKYKNKTVMNYSLNAYMPWEGFIIVFNGTQGRMEVRITEQSYVNSGGKKENEGALEGVNIMIYPHFKEPYRVEFESSAGGHGGGDPVLLRDIFDKKQEDRFNRAASHKDGAMSIMTGIAANRSIKTGQPVKVDDIWKA, from the coding sequence TTGTCCAAAAAGAAATATGTAATCGTCGGCACCGGTGGCCGGGCCGAATTTTTCTATGGCGCTCTTGTTACCGTTTACAACGAAACGTCCGAGCTGGTCGCTATCTGTGATGTCAATCAGACGCGGATGAATTTCGCTAATCAGATGCTGACTGACAAATACGGCTATCATGAGGTGCCTACCTACAAAGCCGAAAATTTCGACCGGATGATTGCCGAAACCAAGCCTGACTATGTACTGGTAACCACGATTGACCGCACGCATCACAAGTATATTATCCGCGCAATGGAGCTTGGCTGTGACGTCATTTCTGAGAAGCCGATGACGATTGACGAAGAGAAATGCCAGGAGATCTTCGATGCCATCCGGCGCACCGGCAAGAATCTCCGTGTAACCTTCAACTACCGCTACGCGCCGCATAACACGAAGATCCGTGAGGTCATTATGGACGGTGTGCTGGGCGAAATTCTGTCCGTCAATTTCGAATGGCTGCTGAACACCCAGCATGGAGCGGACTATTTCCGCAGATGGCACCGCGATAAGCGGAACAGCGGCGGCCTGCTGGTGCATAAATCGACACATCACTTCGACCTGATGAACTTCTGGCTGGCTTCACAGCCGGATACAGTGTTCGCCATGGGCGATCTGCGCTTCTACGGCAAGGAGAATGCCGAGAAACGCGGCATCACCGAGTTCTACCAGCGTGCCTACGGCAGCAAGGCTGCCGAGAACGACCCGTTCGCGCTCCATCTGGACCGCAACGAGCACCTGAAGAGCATGTACCTGGATGCCGAGCATGAAGACGGCTACCAGCGCGACCAGAGCGTATTCGGGGACAATATCAGCATCGAGGATACGATGAATGTTATGGTCAAATATAAGAATAAGACGGTGATGAACTATTCGCTTAATGCCTATATGCCTTGGGAAGGCTTCATCATCGTCTTCAACGGCACGCAGGGACGGATGGAGGTGCGGATTACCGAGCAATCCTACGTCAATTCCGGCGGCAAAAAAGAGAACGAAGGTGCCCTGGAAGGCGTGAATATCATGATCTATCCGCACTTCAAAGAGCCTTACCGCGTGGAGTTCGAGAGCAGCGCAGGCGGTCATGGCGGCGGTGATCCGGTGCTGCTGCGCGATATTTTTGACAAGAAGCAGGAAGACCGCTTTAACCGCGCAGCCTCGCACAAGGACGGCGCGATGTCGATCATGACCGGCATAGCCGCCAACCGTTCCATCAAGACCGGCCAGCCGGTGAAGGTTGACGATATCTGGAAGGCTTAG
- a CDS encoding helix-turn-helix domain-containing protein — protein MVSSEKVGQRIATLRKTKGLSQEQLAQQLHVSTQAVSKWETGKSLPETATLPLLSAALSHSIDSILLPQELVVLSAIYTDGRQELDVTHFVNQFVTSNRLSLMAGDQVFPQSLEGDRLKLLLVTYETPAGIYSTYVLKDQLLVIDVHSTGYVSGGNELQILEANYGNEQANRSVLQKMKHYEHFRWNSFTASHELFPSLIDNEGNDYLLLVYLNGHGIHAISCAEGEQIHYSPDRASLCQSDPADQQCIVEGISRLGFGRGMDCSWAGAMTLSLAARGIETTYERVMGYSGACWRAAFEPVWDYSSADALVVYDYSVPACTAYGIHAIQANRLEPQQRTAEKLAILEDIRAGRLPIAINLRVAPEWGVITGYLEDGLTLLCRSYFDDETFEALEADSEFQMHMEVSKGYLHVDHWPYRVIRLGEQTAPPSALDNLYASLRIKLDSMHMETEGSSCYTAGYKALEVWSEGLLDHQWYAAAEDEAYNRRLSVNHFCMMALADARRSAAAYLQESLPLVQDQRKLTALSEMAGVYAEMAALLEDFYKNLADPAVVRKTGASPRLSWTARQREKQAELLTLVASLERRGDTLAETVLGLTEN, from the coding sequence ATGGTTAGTAGCGAAAAGGTTGGACAAAGGATAGCCACACTTCGCAAAACAAAAGGCCTGTCACAGGAGCAATTAGCGCAGCAGCTGCATGTCAGCACCCAGGCGGTATCCAAATGGGAAACCGGTAAATCCCTGCCGGAGACCGCGACCCTCCCCCTGCTATCCGCTGCATTAAGCCACTCGATCGACAGCATTCTGCTGCCTCAAGAGCTTGTGGTGCTCTCAGCCATCTACACGGATGGCCGGCAGGAGCTGGATGTTACTCATTTCGTGAATCAATTTGTTACCTCGAATCGCCTAAGCTTAATGGCCGGGGATCAGGTCTTTCCCCAATCTTTAGAGGGTGACCGTCTAAAGCTGCTGCTCGTTACCTATGAGACCCCAGCGGGAATCTATTCTACGTATGTGCTGAAGGACCAGCTTTTGGTGATAGATGTTCATTCTACCGGCTATGTCTCCGGCGGCAATGAGCTGCAGATTCTCGAAGCCAATTACGGTAATGAACAGGCGAACCGCAGCGTCTTACAGAAAATGAAGCATTATGAGCATTTCCGGTGGAATTCTTTCACCGCCTCGCATGAGCTGTTTCCGAGTCTGATTGACAATGAAGGCAATGACTACCTGCTGCTGGTGTATCTGAATGGTCATGGCATTCATGCTATTAGCTGTGCAGAAGGCGAACAGATTCATTACAGTCCGGACCGGGCCTCTCTCTGCCAAAGTGATCCTGCCGATCAGCAGTGCATTGTAGAGGGAATCAGCCGGCTGGGATTCGGCCGGGGGATGGACTGCTCCTGGGCAGGAGCAATGACGCTCTCACTTGCCGCCAGAGGGATAGAGACAACCTATGAGCGGGTTATGGGTTATTCAGGAGCATGCTGGAGGGCCGCCTTTGAACCGGTGTGGGATTACAGCTCTGCGGATGCGCTAGTCGTCTATGACTACTCCGTGCCAGCCTGCACGGCTTATGGAATACACGCCATTCAGGCCAACCGGCTGGAACCGCAGCAGCGCACAGCCGAGAAGCTGGCGATTCTGGAGGATATTCGTGCAGGCAGGCTGCCTATAGCCATTAATCTCCGGGTGGCACCTGAATGGGGAGTGATTACCGGATATTTGGAGGATGGCCTGACCCTGCTGTGCCGGAGTTATTTTGACGATGAGACCTTTGAAGCGCTTGAAGCAGACTCCGAATTCCAGATGCATATGGAAGTAAGCAAGGGTTACCTCCATGTCGACCATTGGCCCTATAGGGTTATCCGTCTTGGCGAACAGACGGCGCCCCCTTCTGCATTGGATAATCTGTATGCTTCCCTTCGGATTAAGCTGGATTCTATGCATATGGAGACCGAAGGCAGCAGCTGTTATACAGCCGGCTACAAGGCTCTAGAAGTATGGAGCGAGGGACTGCTGGACCATCAGTGGTATGCTGCAGCGGAGGATGAAGCGTACAACCGCAGGCTTTCAGTCAACCACTTCTGCATGATGGCGCTGGCCGATGCCAGAAGAAGCGCCGCCGCCTATTTGCAGGAATCTCTGCCGCTGGTGCAGGATCAGCGTAAGCTGACAGCCTTGTCGGAAATGGCCGGGGTATATGCTGAAATGGCTGCTCTGCTCGAAGACTTTTATAAGAATCTTGCCGATCCTGCTGTAGTCCGGAAGACAGGAGCCTCACCCCGACTTAGCTGGACGGCCCGGCAGCGGGAAAAGCAGGCAGAGCTACTGACGCTGGTAGCGTCGTTGGAGCGCCGGGGAGATACACTTGCAGAGACAGTGCTTGGCTTAACAGAGAATTGA